GGGCGCGAGCGGAATGCCTCCTTCCGGTCTGATATCCAGCCAGCCCTGACCGCTGTTCATGATGACGCCTGCATAAGCGCCCCTCTTTTTACCGTAGCGGCCGTGGGTCAGACGCGGGTGGTCCGTTCCGTCCAGCCAGCCTGTGGAGAAGCCGCGTGAAAATACCATTTGCAGTGCGTAGCGGTCGCGTACGGTCACCATTTCATCCACAGGTATTCCAGCGCAGGCGGCGTCCAGGGCTTTTCTATAGGCCGCCGTCACCGCCGCAACGTATTCCGGGCTTTTCAGGCGACCCTCTATCTTATAGCTTTTTACACCCATGCGGACCAGGTCCGGGATGCGGTCAATGGCGCACAGGTCCTGGGGGCTGAGCAGGTAGCGCCGTTCTCCCAGGGGAACGGCTTTGCCGTCTACAACCAGGGAATAGGGCAAGCGGCAGGCCTGCGCGCATTCCCCCCTGTTGGCGCTGCGCTGGCCTAGGCTTTCCGATGTAAGGCATTGGCCGGAGTAGGCCACGCAGAGCGCCCCGTGAACAAATACTTCCAGGGGTATGTCCGTATGCCGTACGCATTGCCCGATTTCCTTCAGGCTCAGTTCCCGGGCCAGGACGGCCTGCTTCAGGTCCAGGAATCCGGAGGCGAATTCCAGCCCGTCCGGAGAGGAAAGCGTCATCTGGGTGGAGGCGTGCAGTTCCAGCTTCATGTCGGGAACCTGCCTTCCCCATTCCGTCAGGCAGCGGGCAAGTCCAATGTCCTGTACGATGACTCCGTCCGCGCCGGCGGCATTCAGGTGGCCCAGGTAGGAGAGGGTGTCCGCCAGCTCGGAGGTGAAAATGAGCGTATTCATGGTTACGTACCCCCTCACGCCGTGCGCGTGAAGGAAACGCATCAGCTCCGGAAGGGAATCCAGCGTGAAGTTGTTTGCGCGCAGACGGGCGTTGAAACGGTCCAGACCGAAATAAATGGCGTCTGCGCCATTGGCTACGGCGGCGCGGGCGCAGTCCATGTCCCCGGCGGGAGCCAGCAGTTCGGGACGCAGGTCTCCGGGCCGGAGGGCGGAAAGGGTCATGTCGTCGGAAGTCACGGGGAAAGGCAAAGAGGCTGTCGGGGTTATTGGGCGGTGCTGCGTTTTTCCGCATGGCAGAGCAATGCTTTCAAATCTCCCAGAAGGAACAGGGAACCTGCCGCCAGAGCGGGGAACGGGGAAGCCAGCGCCGCCTGCAGCCCGTCCGGAAGCGTGGAATGAATGAAAACGGGGCCGGTTTCCTGCCCGGCCAGCAGGGCAGCCATTTCTTCCGCCGGCATGATGCGGGGGGAAGTGCAGGGAACCAGGTGCCATTCTCCGGCAATTTCCCGCAAAACCGGAATCATTTCCCGGATATGCTTGTCTGCGGATGCGGCAAAAACCAGCGCCGCCTTCCGTCCCGGGAATTCCTCTTTCCACGTGGCCGCGAGCACGCGCGCCGCATGTTCGTTATGAGCTCCGTCCAGTACCAGAGGGGGCGTCTCAAGGCGTTCGAACCGTCCGGGCCACTGTACTTTGTCCAGGGCAGCGGCGGCTGCGGCAGGGGAGGGAAGGGCATGGAGTTGCCTCATGGTTTCCAGCGCCAGGGCTGCGTTTTCCCGCTGATGGGCTCCGGGCAGGGATGGGCGGGGCGTGTTCCGGTCCGCCCGGGCAATCGTGAGGGGAGAACGGCGGTTCCGCGCCGTCCGTTCAATGACGGCCATGACGTCCGGGTGCTGCACGGCGGTTGCGGACGGTTTGCCGGGGGCGATGATGGCCGCTTTTTCCGCGGCGATCTCTTCCAGGGTGTCTCCCAGATACTGCTGGTGGTCCAAACCGATGGGGGCCAGTACGGCGATATCCTTGGGCACGGCGTTAGTGGCGTCCAGTCTTCCGCCCAGCCCTGTTTCCAGAATGATGAAGTTCACGTTGTTTTTACGGAAGTGGCGCAGGGCGACGGCCAGAGCCAGCTCAAAAAAAGTGGGCGGCTGTTCCCAGCCTTCCGCCAGTTGTTTCAGGAAGGAAATTTCCTCCGCCAGGGCATCCGGAGCAATCATGTTCCCATTGACGCGGATGCGTTCAGAAAAATCTACCAGATGGGGGGATGTGAACAGGCCCGTTACATAACCCTGCGCCCTGGCCAGGGCTTCAATCATGGCGCAGGTGGAGCCTTTACCATTGGTGCCGGCCACATGGACCACGGTGGCGCTGATATGGTCCGCCCCGGCTGCCGCCAACAGTTTTTCTGTGTTGTCAAGCCCCAGCTTGATCCCGAAAAATTGGGTGGAAAAGAGCCAGTCAAGGGCGGCGGATACGTTCATGGGCGGTATTTTACCACGGGAAAACTCCCGTTCAACTCCGGTATGGCGGGGAGAGCCATAAAATACCGCCGGGAACAGACGCGGCAAACACGAACAAGCTACCGTTGCTACCTCTCGGTCCTGGCGGGGTTTGCCAGTCGTGCCTCCACGGGGTTCCCGGCGGCCCACCCAGTAAACTAGGTTTGCAGTGCAGTGTCAACCTTCAAAGACATCATCTCCTTCTGGCGAAAGAGAGCAGAATGGAGATCAGCAACATTACGCCGATGACGGCCGCCACCGTGAAAAAAATCTCTTCTTCCTGTCTGAGCCGGCTGCGCTCTTCTTCGATTTTCGCGTCTCTGACGCGTTGCAGCCCGTGCAGGGCTTTGGCCTGTTCCTCTACATCCGCCTCCGTTCGCATGACAATCGTTTCCTCATGGTTGACGGCCTGGTCATAAGGAGCGATCATCGCGCGGAATTCGGGGTCTTCCGAAAGTATTTCCGTTTCATCATAATCTTCCGCCAGGGGGGAATTCATGGAGTCCCGAAGGCTGGCGATTTGTCTGTCCACGTTGTTTTGGAACAGGCCCAGCTCCCTTTTGGCTTTTTCGTAGGCTTCCGTCTGGTCTCGCAGAGCGGCTTCCCCCTGGTTGGTAATGCGCTCCAGTTCCTGCGGAAGGCTGGCCTGAAGTTGAAGCAGATCCGCCCGGTTCTCCGTCACTTTAAAATCCCCGCTTTTCTTGTTGGATGCCTCCGCGCGCTGGATGCGGTTGATGTCCAGACGGGTTTCCACCTGACGTATTTGTTCCTGAATCCGGTTTCGGGCGTTGTCCAATTGTTGTCTGGTGGCGTTCCGCCTGCTTTTGAGTTCTTCCACTTCCGCAACGCGGCGGTCATATTGTTCCAGCAGATAGGCTATTCGGGCTTCCGCGCTTCGGGCATTGGGCCTCCCGTTCACGGGGGAGGGCGCCTTTTTCCTGTCTTTTCCCTGGTCGGTCTGCTTGGTTCGGGAATCCCAGTACTTGCGTACGGCTTCTTCCTTCCGTTGAATGGCTTTTTGGAGGCGCGCCGCCTGCTGTTCGTGAAGTTCCGCGGCTTCATCAAAACGGGCTTGGGCCGCATCCAGCTCCGGGCACGGTTCCTGCTCCATGGCTTTGAGAGCTTCATGCTTGGGTGCGATGCCGTTTTGATAATAATTCCAGCCGTAGTATCCCCCGGCGAGCAACAGGATGAGAAGGAGGTAACGCATAAATGAAAGGAGGGTAGAGTCAGAAGCAAATCTCATAGTGGGAGTTCCGCCGGATTTTGCAAATCCTAAAATCAGCCATCCGGAGCTTTTTCCCTCAATAGGGAGAATGATGATAAATCCACTCCGGAGGGGGCGTAGTTTTCCTTGAAGCCATACTTTCAAGCCATGTCTATTTTCCCATCACGCAGACAGTTTCTCAAATCCCTGGGGCTTGCGGCCGGAGCGGCTGCCGCCGGAAATGCCCTCCCCGGGCAGGCTGTGGAAATCCCTGCCGGAGACCATCTCTGGAAATCAGCCTTCCCTGTGGCTCCGAGGCCTTCCGGTTCCACATACATGGGTGGATTCAAGGCTCCCCGGCTGAATCGCATCAGGCTGGCTTTCATCGGCGTGGGCGGGCGCGGGTTCTCCCATTTGACGCAAATGTGCGTGATGGATGGAGTGGAAATCGTGGGCATATGCGATTTGAAGGAAGAGTTGACGAGACGCGGCGTGGACCGCGTGCTTTCCAGAATGGGGAAAAGCCCTCTGGGTTATTCCGGCGGCGACACGGAATACCTGACCATGCTGAAGGAGCTGCAACCGGATGCCGTCATTATCAGTACGGATTGGAGTTCGCATGCCAGAATCGCCTGCGACAGCATGAAGCACGGCGCTCACGCCTTTGTGGAAGTTCCTCTGGCCGTCTCTCTGGAGGAACTCTGGAATCTGGTGGATACCAGCGAGGCCACCAGGAAACATTGCATGATGATGGAAAACGTCAACTATGGGCGGGATGAACTCATGTTCCTGAACATGGTCCGGCAGGGCGTCATCGGCGACCTGCTCCACGGGGAGGCCGCGTATATCCATTGCCTGGTGACGCAGCTGGGGGACACGCGCGGGGAAGGGGCCTGGCGGCCGGAATATCATACCAGAATCAATGGCAACCTGTACCCCACCCACGGGTTGGGGCCGGTGGCTCAATATATGAATTTGGAGCGTAGAGAGGATCGTTTCTGCCGTGTGGCGGCGTTCGCTTCTCCTGCTCTCGGGCGCAATGCCTACGCTAAAAAACATCTTCCCGCCGACCACCGCTGGAACAATACCCCATTCATCTGCGGTGACATGAATACGGCTGTTGTCAAGACGCAGCTGGGGCGGACCATTCTTGTCCAGCTGGATGAGACGTCTCCCCGGCCTTACTCCCGCGCCAACCTGATCCAGGGAACGGAGGGCACGCTGGCCGGCTTCCCAACCCGCGTGGCGGGTGAAAAGCTGGGCAACGGCAATTATCATGAATGGATTGAAGGCAGGGAAAAACTGGCCGCTATTTATGAAAAATACGATCATCCCCTCTGGAAACGCATCGGGGAGCTGGCCACGAAAATGGGCGGTCACGGCGGTATGGACTTTGTGATGCTTTCCCGCATCGTGGAATGCCTCCGGAATGGAAAGCCGATGGATCAGAACGTTTACGAAGGAGCCGCCTGGTCTTCCCTGCTGCCGTTGACAGCCCGTTCTATCGCCCAGGGCGGCCTCCCCGTGGAATTTCCGGATTTCACCCGCGGAGACTGGAAAACCACCGCGCCTCTGTCCGTGGTTTCATGAATGGCGCCGGGGATGAAGGGGCGCTGTCCTCTTCCGGAGAGTTCAGGAAAGAATCCGTTCTTACGCAGGGTGCTCAGCAAGGACTGCCGGAAAACAGATTGTTTAATTCTTCCGCGCTCATCTTCAGGAGCCATTGTTCGGGGCCTCCGGAGAACAGGTCGTCCGCCATGCGGCTCTTGTTCTTCAGCATGGCGTCAATGCGGTCCTCAATGGTGCCCCGGCAGATCAGGCGGTGCACAAGTACGTTCCGGTGCTGCCCGATGCGGTAGGCCCGGTCCGTGGCCTGGTTTTCCACAGCGGGGTTCCACCAGCGGTCCACGTGAATGACGTGGGAGGCCTGGGTCAGCGTCAGGCCGGTGCCGGCGGCTTTCAGGGACAGGATGCAGAAGGGAGGCCCGGATTCCTTTTGAAAGGCGGTGACGATGTTCTGGCGTTCCGGAATGGGCGTTCCCCCGTGCAGGGTAAGCCCGGAACGGCCGAAGACTCCGGACAGGAGATCGTGCAGGTGAGGAATGATGGAGCGGAACTGGGTAAAGAGAATGGTTTTTTCCTGCCGGGCGGCAATGGAAGCGCACAGTTCCTGAAGACGCCGGAACTTTCCGGAACGTTCCGGCGCGTAGTCGTCCGTGCCCTGGAACTGGGCGGGGTGGTTGCATATCTGCTTGAGGCGTGCCAGAATGGGTAAAATCAGCATCAAGCGGGCAGCCGGGTCCGGTTCGTCCAGTACGGCATGCAGCATGTCTATCTGTGTTTGGTAAAGGGCGGCCTGTTCCGGCGTGAGGGAACAATAGGCCGGTATTTCCGTTTTGTCCGGCAGGTCGGGAACCAGCGCCTGGTCCGTTTTCATTCTGCGCAGGATGAAGGGGCGTACCAGGCGCCGCAGCGGAGCATAGCCGTGTTCCAGGGAACGGGTGAAGGATTCAAAGCTTTTTCTGCTGCCCAGCAGCCCCGGATTCAGAAATTCCATCAGGCTCCAGAGTTCATTCAGGTTGTTTTCCACCGGTGTGCCGGACAGGGCTATGCGTCGCTCCCCATGCAGGGAACGGATGGCGCGGGAACGGGCGGAGCCTGCGTTTTTAATAGCCTGGGCTTCATCCAGAATGATGGCCGGAAAATGCAGGTCGGCCAGCGCGGACGTGCGCGCGGCCATGCCATACGTGGTGATGACGGCGTGGCAGTCTTTCCGGCGCGGGGTATTTTCCGGCTGCCACGGGTCCGGGGAGGAAGGGTGCATGATGCACAGCATAAGTTCCGGAGCGAAGCGTTGCGCTTCTTCCTTCCAGTTGGACAGGAGGGAGGCCGGAACCACAATCAGAGCCGGCAGGTTCTCCAGCCGGCCTTTTCTCCGCAGGACATCCAACCACGCGATAGCCTGAAGGGTTTTCCCCAGTCCCATATCATCCGCCAGGCATGCGCCGAAACCCCGTTCCGTAATCCGGTAAAGGAAAGAAAACCCTTCTTTCTGGTAAGGGCGCATCAGTGCGTCCAGCCGGGGAGGAAGCTCCGGTACGGGGGCAGGGGTTTCCCCCGTCAGGATGTCCAGAGCCTGCCGGAGGTTTTGTCCCGGTTCCATAACGCAGTCTTCATCCGGTTCCGGAATCTGTACAAGCTGGCTGGAAGGGCCATTAACCAGCATTCTCAGGCCCTGGACCAAAGGGATGCCGAGGGAGCTCATCATACATGCCGCTTTAGTCCACCGGTCCATTAAATCCCGGACTTTCCGGGCGTCTACGCGAACCCATTCCCCCTTGAAGCGGATCAGGCCGTCTCCGTTGCTGAGCAGTTCCCCCAGTTCCTCCGGGGTCAGGTCTTTGCCTCCCAGAATGGCGGATACGGAGAAATTCAGCAAACTGCGGACGGAAAGCCCGGAGGAATGGGCCGTCTTTTCGCTTCCGGATGCATCCGCCGTGACTTTTACCTGCAGTTTGGGAGGGTTCTTTTTCCATAGATTCACCATGCGCACAATGATGCCTGCGCGTTCGTAGGTCGGCGTATCCTGCAGAAAGTCCCGTGCTTCCGGAGCGCTCCAGGCCATCGGCGTATAAATTTTCCCGTTATTCAACAGCCGCCTCAGCAGGGAACTTTCCCGTGCCGCTTCTTTCAAGGGCTGGAGCACAGCCAGCAGGGCGGTGTGATTCCCTTCATGGAGTTTCAGGGCGGTGGAGAGGGGAAGGTGGCGCACCTGGTTGTCCGCAGCGCTTTGATGCGCAAAGGTGGCCATGAAAGCAAAGGGGCGGGCTCCTGTGGCGTCATCCCGATTTTCCGCAAGGTGGAAAAATACCTTGCCTATCTGATTCCAGGGAGCGCCCAGGCCGTTCAGCCATTCGGCGGGGGTGATTCCTCGGGCGCGGATTTCCTTTGCTATTACCTTTCGCAAGTCTTCAAGCCATCCGGCAATGATAGCTGGCGTAGCATATTCCGCGCCCGGTATGGGTGGGAATTGTTCCGCCAGAGAGGCTTTTTCCGCGGCGGAGGCCAAAAGATGGTCCAGAACAGCATCTACCTCATCCGGCCTTTCTGCGGCAGCGTGCGCCATGCGGGTAAGCGCCTGGCGCGCCATGTTCTTGATAAAGAACGCGCCCGGATCCGGGGCGGTTTCCCAGTTGG
This region of Akkermansia muciniphila genomic DNA includes:
- a CDS encoding bifunctional folylpolyglutamate synthase/dihydrofolate synthase gives rise to the protein MNVSAALDWLFSTQFFGIKLGLDNTEKLLAAAGADHISATVVHVAGTNGKGSTCAMIEALARAQGYVTGLFTSPHLVDFSERIRVNGNMIAPDALAEEISFLKQLAEGWEQPPTFFELALAVALRHFRKNNVNFIILETGLGGRLDATNAVPKDIAVLAPIGLDHQQYLGDTLEEIAAEKAAIIAPGKPSATAVQHPDVMAVIERTARNRRSPLTIARADRNTPRPSLPGAHQRENAALALETMRQLHALPSPAAAAAALDKVQWPGRFERLETPPLVLDGAHNEHAARVLAATWKEEFPGRKAALVFAASADKHIREMIPVLREIAGEWHLVPCTSPRIMPAEEMAALLAGQETGPVFIHSTLPDGLQAALASPFPALAAGSLFLLGDLKALLCHAEKRSTAQ
- a CDS encoding Gfo/Idh/MocA family protein, whose protein sequence is MSIFPSRRQFLKSLGLAAGAAAAGNALPGQAVEIPAGDHLWKSAFPVAPRPSGSTYMGGFKAPRLNRIRLAFIGVGGRGFSHLTQMCVMDGVEIVGICDLKEELTRRGVDRVLSRMGKSPLGYSGGDTEYLTMLKELQPDAVIISTDWSSHARIACDSMKHGAHAFVEVPLAVSLEELWNLVDTSEATRKHCMMMENVNYGRDELMFLNMVRQGVIGDLLHGEAAYIHCLVTQLGDTRGEGAWRPEYHTRINGNLYPTHGLGPVAQYMNLERREDRFCRVAAFASPALGRNAYAKKHLPADHRWNNTPFICGDMNTAVVKTQLGRTILVQLDETSPRPYSRANLIQGTEGTLAGFPTRVAGEKLGNGNYHEWIEGREKLAAIYEKYDHPLWKRIGELATKMGGHGGMDFVMLSRIVECLRNGKPMDQNVYEGAAWSSLLPLTARSIAQGGLPVEFPDFTRGDWKTTAPLSVVS
- a CDS encoding DEAD/DEAH box helicase; this translates as MQPDPYDAVPEEKRNINGFRILPSGAPVTDTPPLDRLFEEGTGNGLYALAVSNWETAPDPGAFFIKNMARQALTRMAHAAAERPDEVDAVLDHLLASAAEKASLAEQFPPIPGAEYATPAIIAGWLEDLRKVIAKEIRARGITPAEWLNGLGAPWNQIGKVFFHLAENRDDATGARPFAFMATFAHQSAADNQVRHLPLSTALKLHEGNHTALLAVLQPLKEAARESSLLRRLLNNGKIYTPMAWSAPEARDFLQDTPTYERAGIIVRMVNLWKKNPPKLQVKVTADASGSEKTAHSSGLSVRSLLNFSVSAILGGKDLTPEELGELLSNGDGLIRFKGEWVRVDARKVRDLMDRWTKAACMMSSLGIPLVQGLRMLVNGPSSQLVQIPEPDEDCVMEPGQNLRQALDILTGETPAPVPELPPRLDALMRPYQKEGFSFLYRITERGFGACLADDMGLGKTLQAIAWLDVLRRKGRLENLPALIVVPASLLSNWKEEAQRFAPELMLCIMHPSSPDPWQPENTPRRKDCHAVITTYGMAARTSALADLHFPAIILDEAQAIKNAGSARSRAIRSLHGERRIALSGTPVENNLNELWSLMEFLNPGLLGSRKSFESFTRSLEHGYAPLRRLVRPFILRRMKTDQALVPDLPDKTEIPAYCSLTPEQAALYQTQIDMLHAVLDEPDPAARLMLILPILARLKQICNHPAQFQGTDDYAPERSGKFRRLQELCASIAARQEKTILFTQFRSIIPHLHDLLSGVFGRSGLTLHGGTPIPERQNIVTAFQKESGPPFCILSLKAAGTGLTLTQASHVIHVDRWWNPAVENQATDRAYRIGQHRNVLVHRLICRGTIEDRIDAMLKNKSRMADDLFSGGPEQWLLKMSAEELNNLFSGSPC